The Alicyclobacillus vulcanalis genome has a window encoding:
- a CDS encoding cysteine hydrolase family protein produces the protein MALDVKHTALLVMDVQNGIVSRYLQGETTLRPFQDAVEAARQAGMQVIFVRVGFSDGFPEVSPRNKMFSHLAQAGNMTVSSDTTQIHPALAPRPHEPIVTKYRVSAFAGSNLEVILRAKDIKHLVLCGIATSGVVLSTLREAADKDYELTVLKDACLDADPEVHRVLVEKVFPRQAEVTTVAEWTKSLA, from the coding sequence ATGGCTCTGGACGTCAAGCACACAGCGCTTTTGGTCATGGACGTGCAAAACGGCATTGTCTCGCGTTATCTGCAAGGCGAAACGACGCTCCGGCCGTTTCAGGACGCCGTGGAAGCCGCGCGCCAGGCCGGGATGCAGGTGATCTTCGTGCGCGTGGGGTTCAGCGATGGCTTCCCAGAGGTCAGTCCGCGCAACAAGATGTTTTCTCATCTCGCGCAGGCTGGCAACATGACGGTGAGCTCTGACACGACGCAAATCCACCCCGCGCTCGCGCCCAGGCCTCACGAGCCGATTGTGACGAAGTACCGTGTGAGCGCCTTCGCCGGGAGCAACCTCGAAGTCATCCTGCGCGCGAAGGACATCAAGCACCTCGTGCTCTGCGGCATCGCCACCTCCGGCGTGGTTCTCTCCACGCTGCGCGAGGCCGCCGACAAGGACTACGAGCTGACCGTGCTCAAGGACGCGTGCCTCGACGCGGATCCCGAGGTTCATCGCGTGCTCGTGGAAAAGGTGTTCCCGCGCCAGGCCGAGGTGACCACCGTGGCCGAGTGGACAAAATCGCTTGCGTGA
- the aceA gene encoding isocitrate lyase: MAYFKTAAELENHWNTDPRWKGVERPYTAEDVIRLRGSVHIEHTLAQLGAEKLWRGLHEDGFIRALGALTGNQAVQQVKAGLKAIYVSGWQVAADANLAEHMYPDQSLYPSNSVPSLVRRINNALLRADQIQTSEGKGDTDWLVPIVADAEAGFGGPLNVFELMKMMIEAGAAGVHFEDQLSSEKKCGHMGGKVLIPTSHAVRNLTAARLAADVLGVPTVIVARTDANGAFLITSDIDDRDARFITGERTPEGFYRFRGGLEAAIARGLAYAPYADMIWCETSEPNIEEAKRFAEAIKAEFPDKLLAYNCSPSFNWRKKLDPKTIEEFQETIASFGYKFQFVTLAGFHALNYSMFELAYGYNQRGMGAYSDLQQQEFAAEARGYTATRHQREVGTGYFDEVAQVVSGGLSSTTALTGSTEEEQFVEA, encoded by the coding sequence ATGGCATACTTCAAGACGGCTGCAGAACTGGAAAATCACTGGAATACGGACCCGCGGTGGAAGGGCGTGGAGCGCCCCTACACGGCGGAGGACGTGATCCGTCTCAGAGGCTCCGTGCACATTGAGCACACGCTCGCCCAACTTGGGGCGGAAAAACTGTGGCGCGGCCTGCACGAAGACGGCTTCATCCGCGCGCTCGGCGCTCTCACCGGCAACCAGGCCGTGCAACAGGTGAAGGCCGGGCTTAAGGCCATCTACGTCAGCGGCTGGCAGGTGGCGGCCGACGCCAACCTCGCCGAGCACATGTACCCGGATCAGAGCCTGTACCCGTCCAACAGCGTGCCGAGCCTCGTGCGGCGCATCAACAACGCCCTGCTCCGCGCCGATCAAATTCAGACCTCGGAAGGCAAAGGCGACACCGACTGGCTCGTGCCCATCGTCGCCGACGCCGAGGCCGGGTTCGGCGGGCCGCTCAATGTGTTTGAACTCATGAAGATGATGATCGAGGCCGGGGCTGCGGGCGTTCACTTTGAGGATCAGCTGTCGTCCGAGAAGAAGTGCGGCCACATGGGCGGCAAGGTGCTCATCCCCACCTCCCATGCCGTGCGCAACCTGACCGCCGCTCGCCTCGCGGCCGACGTGCTCGGCGTTCCGACCGTCATTGTGGCCCGCACCGACGCCAACGGCGCGTTCCTCATCACGAGCGACATCGACGATCGCGACGCCCGCTTCATCACGGGTGAGCGCACGCCGGAAGGTTTCTACCGGTTCCGCGGCGGGCTTGAGGCCGCGATCGCCCGGGGGCTTGCCTACGCGCCATACGCCGACATGATCTGGTGCGAGACATCCGAACCGAACATCGAGGAGGCGAAGCGGTTCGCGGAAGCCATCAAGGCGGAGTTCCCCGACAAGCTGCTCGCGTACAACTGCTCGCCTTCCTTCAACTGGAGGAAGAAGCTCGATCCGAAGACGATCGAGGAGTTCCAGGAGACCATCGCATCGTTCGGCTACAAGTTCCAGTTTGTGACGCTGGCGGGCTTCCACGCGCTGAACTACAGCATGTTCGAGCTGGCGTACGGCTACAACCAGCGCGGCATGGGCGCGTATTCCGACCTGCAGCAGCAGGAGTTTGCGGCCGAGGCCCGCGGCTACACGGCGACGCGCCACCAGCGCGAGGTGGGCACGGGTTACTTCGATGAAGTGGCGCAGGTGGTGTCGGGCGGGCTTTCGTCCACGACGGCGCTCACCGGTTCCACGGAGGAGGAACAGTTCGTGGAGGCGTGA
- a CDS encoding MBL fold metallo-hydrolase, which translates to MEIAPNIHLLECTKGSYSYLVLGDEPVLVDTSMPGRADEIVRALASLGLKPADLAHIVLTHMDVDHIGNAKRLAELSGATLWAPAPDIPYIEGTAKPKGIRRAIAGLMRVDRPKVDRALDPGARVGSLEVVPAPGHTPGHVCLLTQDVLLAGDLVTTRGGQLKKSPSFLTWDKAALRRSLADVGRRSFAWVCPAHGDPVKRGSLWEALLE; encoded by the coding sequence GTGGAAATCGCGCCGAACATTCACTTGCTCGAGTGCACCAAGGGCAGCTACAGCTACCTTGTGCTCGGCGATGAGCCCGTGCTGGTGGACACCAGCATGCCAGGCAGAGCCGACGAGATCGTCCGAGCGCTCGCGTCCCTCGGACTCAAGCCGGCCGATCTCGCCCACATCGTGTTGACCCACATGGACGTGGACCACATTGGCAACGCCAAGCGGCTCGCCGAGCTCTCCGGCGCGACGCTCTGGGCGCCGGCGCCCGACATTCCGTACATCGAAGGCACCGCGAAGCCCAAAGGGATCCGCCGGGCCATCGCAGGCCTCATGCGGGTGGACCGGCCCAAAGTGGACCGGGCGCTCGATCCCGGCGCGCGCGTCGGCTCCCTCGAGGTGGTGCCAGCGCCTGGACACACGCCCGGGCACGTCTGTCTGCTCACCCAGGACGTGCTCTTGGCCGGCGATCTCGTCACGACGCGCGGGGGCCAGCTCAAAAAGTCGCCGTCGTTTCTCACGTGGGACAAGGCGGCTCTTCGCCGGTCGCTCGCCGATGTCGGCCGTCGGTCCTTTGCGTGGGTCTGCCCTGCGCATGGCGATCCCGTCAAGCGCGGGTCGCTCTGGGAAGCCCTGCTGGAGTAA
- a CDS encoding ABC transporter ATP-binding protein: MDTVLEVVDLKKWFPGVKANDGVNLAVRAGEVHAILGENGAGKSTLMKVIYGLLEPTAGEIKLFGQRAQFRSPRDAILAGIGMVHQHFMLIPALTVAENVVLGDEPGGIRFNRREAVRRVRELSERYGLAIDPNAKVGDLTVGLQQRVEILKAFYRKARVLILDEPTALLTPQETRELFNIIRALKAEGVPVLFISHKLDEVLEISDRVTVMRAGKTVETLDTKGATPQTLANLMVGREVVLRVEKPPMKAGSPALEVRDLRVRSADRHERVKGVSLTVRRGEILGIAGIDGNGQFELADAIAGLLRAEAGQIVLDGRDITHLSPAERTELGIAYVPQDRQLDGLVLSFDLADNVILRDFRRQPFSRRGILNRRAAESYAKRLIEAFDVRPPDFRRKASELSGGNQQKVILAREVSRDPLVLIAAQPTRGLDVGAIEGVHRQLIRLRNEGKAVLLISLELDEILSLSDRIAVMHDGEIVGVVDGEGATREQLGLMMTGQRAKEGTA; encoded by the coding sequence TTGGACACCGTATTGGAAGTCGTGGACCTCAAGAAGTGGTTTCCCGGCGTCAAGGCGAACGACGGCGTGAACCTCGCCGTCCGCGCGGGAGAGGTGCACGCCATCCTGGGCGAAAACGGCGCCGGCAAGTCCACCCTCATGAAGGTCATCTACGGCCTGCTCGAGCCAACCGCCGGCGAAATCAAGCTGTTCGGGCAGCGCGCCCAGTTTCGCAGTCCGCGCGACGCCATTCTCGCCGGGATCGGCATGGTCCACCAACACTTCATGCTCATTCCGGCGCTCACCGTCGCGGAAAACGTCGTGCTCGGCGACGAACCGGGTGGCATTCGTTTCAACCGCCGCGAGGCCGTGCGCCGCGTGCGCGAGCTGTCCGAGCGGTACGGGCTCGCCATTGACCCCAACGCGAAGGTGGGCGATCTCACGGTCGGGCTTCAGCAGCGCGTGGAGATCCTCAAGGCTTTCTACCGGAAAGCGCGCGTGCTGATTTTGGACGAGCCCACGGCGCTGCTCACGCCCCAGGAGACCCGGGAGTTGTTCAACATCATCCGGGCGCTGAAGGCCGAAGGCGTGCCCGTCTTGTTCATCAGCCACAAGTTGGATGAGGTCTTGGAAATCAGCGATCGCGTCACGGTCATGCGCGCGGGCAAGACGGTCGAAACCCTCGACACGAAGGGCGCGACGCCCCAGACGCTCGCCAACCTGATGGTCGGCCGCGAGGTCGTCCTGCGCGTCGAAAAGCCGCCCATGAAGGCCGGATCGCCCGCGCTCGAGGTGCGCGACCTGCGCGTGCGGTCGGCGGATCGGCACGAGCGCGTGAAGGGCGTGAGTCTGACCGTGCGCCGCGGCGAAATTCTCGGCATTGCGGGCATTGACGGCAACGGCCAGTTTGAACTCGCCGACGCCATCGCGGGCCTGCTGCGCGCAGAAGCGGGGCAGATTGTGCTCGACGGGCGGGACATCACGCACCTGTCGCCCGCAGAGCGGACAGAGCTCGGCATCGCGTACGTGCCGCAGGATCGCCAGCTGGATGGCCTCGTCCTTTCGTTCGATCTCGCCGACAACGTCATCCTGCGCGACTTCCGGCGACAACCGTTCTCGCGGCGCGGCATCCTGAACCGTCGCGCGGCCGAATCGTACGCCAAGCGGCTCATTGAGGCGTTCGACGTGCGCCCGCCCGATTTCCGCCGCAAGGCCTCGGAACTCTCAGGCGGCAACCAGCAGAAGGTGATCCTCGCCCGCGAGGTCTCGCGCGATCCGCTTGTGCTCATTGCGGCTCAGCCGACGCGAGGGCTCGACGTGGGGGCCATCGAAGGCGTGCACCGCCAGTTGATTCGGCTGCGCAATGAAGGCAAGGCGGTGCTGCTCATCTCGCTCGAGCTGGATGAGATCTTGAGCCTGTCGGATCGCATCGCCGTGATGCACGACGGCGAGATCGTCGGCGTGGTGGATGGAGAGGGCGCGACGCGCGAGCAACTCGGCCTCATGATGACGGGCCAGCGCGCGAAGGAGGGAACTGCGTGA
- a CDS encoding ABC transporter permease has protein sequence MKALQSILLPVAASLVAVVIGGILVAALGYNPVSVYGSLISGAFGNLGNLGNTLTASLPLIIIGLGIALSFQSGLFNIGADGQYWIGATAAVWVGYHFTSLPGWLHMLFCLAAGMIAGAIWAGIVPGLTKAFVGAHEVITTMMMSYIAILFARYLIEGGPMQEKGYIPQSPLIASNTQFPYFTQGFMRSQLSPISMAIAALAVIVAWFLLYKTTLGFSLRSVGLNPRAAKYAGIRVKLHIVLALALSGLFAGLAGAVQMLGVDHQLLDGFSSNYGYTAIVVALLARNNPLAVVISGLFFGALTTGGQNMQIASNVPASLTNVLTGLIIFFVGCERIIPQVIGWYRRRRSLRAQTPAS, from the coding sequence GTGAAGGCGCTTCAGTCGATTCTCCTGCCGGTCGCCGCGAGCCTGGTGGCGGTCGTGATCGGCGGCATTTTGGTGGCGGCGCTCGGCTACAATCCGGTCTCGGTGTACGGATCGCTCATCTCGGGCGCGTTCGGCAACCTTGGCAACTTGGGCAACACGCTCACCGCGAGCCTGCCGCTCATCATCATTGGGCTCGGCATCGCCCTATCGTTTCAGAGTGGCCTGTTCAACATCGGGGCGGACGGCCAGTACTGGATCGGCGCGACGGCGGCGGTTTGGGTGGGGTATCACTTCACGTCGCTGCCGGGGTGGCTGCACATGCTGTTCTGCCTCGCCGCCGGCATGATCGCGGGGGCGATCTGGGCGGGCATCGTGCCGGGTCTGACGAAGGCGTTCGTCGGCGCGCACGAGGTCATCACGACGATGATGATGAGTTACATCGCGATTTTGTTCGCACGCTATCTCATTGAGGGCGGGCCCATGCAGGAGAAGGGGTACATTCCCCAGTCGCCGCTCATCGCGTCGAACACCCAATTTCCATACTTCACGCAGGGCTTTATGCGGTCCCAGCTGTCGCCCATCTCCATGGCCATCGCGGCGCTCGCCGTGATCGTCGCCTGGTTCCTGTTGTACAAGACGACGCTCGGCTTCTCGCTGCGATCCGTCGGCCTGAACCCGCGCGCCGCGAAATACGCCGGCATTCGCGTGAAGCTGCACATCGTGTTGGCGCTCGCCCTGTCGGGGCTCTTCGCCGGCCTTGCGGGCGCGGTGCAGATGCTCGGCGTGGATCACCAGCTCCTCGACGGGTTCTCGTCGAACTACGGCTACACCGCCATCGTCGTGGCGCTGCTCGCGCGCAACAACCCGCTCGCGGTGGTCATCTCGGGCCTGTTCTTCGGCGCCCTCACCACCGGCGGGCAGAACATGCAAATCGCCTCAAACGTCCCCGCGTCGCTTACGAACGTGCTGACGGGACTCATCATCTTCTTCGTCGGATGTGAACGCATCATTCCGCAGGTCATCGGCTGGTACCGACGGCGCCGCTCCCTGCGGGCGCAGACGCCCGCCAGCTGA
- a CDS encoding acyl-CoA thioesterase codes for MIHETPIHIRYSDTDLNGHVNNAVYATYMEEARIAFLQEVFPGQRLPLVAASIHLDFRRETRYPEHTDVVVKSWLTRLGRSSFEFYHQITSVDGEVLCEGTAVVVHYDFETRKSAPLPDWARQALLPYVREREESNLRV; via the coding sequence TTGATTCATGAAACGCCGATTCACATTCGTTACAGCGACACGGATCTCAACGGGCACGTGAATAACGCGGTCTACGCCACGTACATGGAGGAGGCGCGCATCGCGTTCTTGCAGGAGGTCTTCCCGGGTCAGAGACTGCCGCTCGTCGCCGCCTCCATCCACCTCGACTTCCGCCGGGAGACGCGCTATCCAGAGCACACCGACGTGGTGGTCAAAAGCTGGCTCACGCGGCTCGGCAGGTCAAGTTTTGAATTCTACCACCAAATTACGAGCGTCGACGGCGAGGTCCTGTGTGAGGGCACAGCGGTCGTGGTCCATTACGACTTTGAAACGCGCAAGTCCGCGCCGCTGCCGGACTGGGCCCGACAAGCGCTCTTGCCCTACGTCCGAGAGCGCGAGGAGTCGAACCTCCGCGTTTGA
- a CDS encoding ABC transporter ATP-binding protein, giving the protein MNTNDVHRLSISGVTVAHGAEVVVKRATLTVRAGEMVALVGPSGSGKSTLLGAIAGFYPVQAGAIWVGEELVASPTLSLPPERRRIGVVFQSHALWPQWMVVDNVAYPLRRRGMARPAARREAEMMLAAIGMDAFAARYPSELSGGQRQRVGLARALAARPDLYLFDEPTASLDPANREAFMQEVRERIRTTQAGALYVSHQADEALSLAHRVAVMMQGEILQVGAPAEVYECPRTAEIARLLGPAACATGVVHAVDARGWARVQIADSEQTIRLSSLHREVDHGRVSLMMRPEWCELTDDEASLPCRVVRVQYVGHRTLYELESLAGRLLASHTGPPQYQEGERVGWKVRRASVLER; this is encoded by the coding sequence ATGAACACGAATGACGTGCACCGGCTCTCGATTTCCGGCGTGACGGTTGCCCACGGCGCAGAAGTGGTCGTCAAACGGGCCACGTTGACCGTCCGGGCGGGCGAAATGGTTGCGCTTGTGGGGCCCTCCGGTTCAGGTAAGAGCACGCTCCTTGGCGCCATCGCGGGATTTTACCCCGTTCAAGCGGGGGCCATCTGGGTTGGGGAGGAGCTCGTCGCCTCCCCAACCCTGTCCCTGCCGCCGGAGCGCAGGCGAATCGGCGTGGTGTTTCAGTCGCACGCGCTGTGGCCCCAATGGATGGTGGTGGACAACGTCGCCTATCCTTTGCGCCGTCGGGGCATGGCGCGTCCCGCTGCGCGGCGGGAGGCCGAGATGATGCTCGCCGCGATCGGCATGGACGCCTTCGCCGCGCGCTATCCCTCGGAGCTGTCGGGCGGCCAGCGCCAGCGCGTCGGCCTCGCCCGCGCCCTCGCCGCGCGCCCAGATCTCTACTTGTTTGACGAGCCGACCGCCAGCCTCGATCCGGCCAACCGCGAGGCCTTCATGCAGGAAGTGCGGGAGCGGATTCGTACGACCCAGGCGGGCGCGCTCTACGTGAGCCATCAGGCGGACGAGGCGCTGTCTCTGGCACATCGCGTCGCCGTCATGATGCAGGGCGAGATTTTGCAGGTAGGCGCGCCAGCGGAGGTGTACGAGTGCCCGCGGACCGCCGAGATCGCCCGGCTGTTGGGGCCGGCGGCCTGCGCGACAGGCGTGGTGCACGCCGTGGATGCGCGCGGATGGGCGCGCGTACAAATCGCCGACAGCGAACAGACGATTCGGCTGTCAAGCCTGCACCGCGAGGTCGATCACGGCCGCGTATCGCTCATGATGCGGCCCGAGTGGTGTGAGCTCACCGACGACGAGGCGTCCCTGCCGTGCCGTGTCGTCCGCGTCCAGTACGTAGGCCACCGGACGCTGTACGAGCTTGAATCCCTCGCCGGCAGGCTCTTGGCGAGCCACACGGGCCCGCCACAGTATCAGGAGGGTGAACGTGTGGGATGGAAGGTGCGGCGGGCATCTGTGTTGGAGCGGTAA
- a CDS encoding ABC transporter permease yields the protein MIFSNPEIWALTLSMAIPLALPAVGGTFSERTGVVNIAMEGIMLIGAFFGVAFSYWTGNAWIGLIGAIVCGALTALALAWGAIHVSADQTVLGMGINIFAAGLTTFLLNTLFGYSGTPVNTPKLPSLSIPGLDRIPYIGVIFTNQSVLVYIGIILIFLSHWFLFSTRLGLRMRSVGENPLAADTLGIPVWRLRYLGVILSGVFSAIGGAYLSIGILNGFTSNMTSGRGYIALAAMIFGKWTPLGSFGAALIFGFSTALGIVLQGHGVSSNILQMIPYALTILALAGLIGRSTPPAADGIPYEPRR from the coding sequence ATGATCTTCTCCAATCCGGAAATCTGGGCACTGACACTCTCCATGGCGATCCCGCTCGCACTTCCCGCCGTCGGCGGCACGTTCTCCGAGCGCACAGGCGTCGTGAACATCGCCATGGAGGGCATCATGCTCATTGGCGCGTTTTTCGGCGTCGCGTTTTCGTACTGGACCGGCAACGCGTGGATAGGCCTGATCGGGGCCATCGTGTGCGGCGCGCTGACCGCGCTTGCCCTCGCATGGGGCGCCATTCACGTGTCCGCCGATCAAACGGTGCTCGGCATGGGCATCAACATCTTCGCCGCAGGCCTCACCACCTTCTTGCTCAACACGCTCTTTGGCTACAGCGGCACGCCCGTCAACACGCCGAAGCTGCCGTCGCTCAGCATCCCGGGCCTGGACCGGATCCCGTACATCGGCGTCATTTTCACCAATCAGAGCGTGCTTGTCTACATCGGGATTATCCTGATCTTCCTGTCCCACTGGTTTCTCTTTTCTACACGTCTCGGTTTGCGCATGCGATCCGTCGGCGAAAACCCCCTTGCCGCAGACACGCTCGGCATCCCGGTGTGGCGGCTGCGATATCTGGGGGTCATCTTGAGCGGCGTGTTTTCTGCCATCGGCGGAGCGTATTTGTCAATCGGCATTCTGAACGGGTTTACGTCCAACATGACGAGCGGCCGCGGGTACATCGCGCTCGCCGCGATGATCTTCGGCAAGTGGACACCGCTTGGCTCGTTCGGCGCGGCCCTCATCTTCGGGTTCTCAACTGCGCTCGGCATCGTGTTGCAAGGCCATGGCGTATCGTCGAACATCCTGCAGATGATTCCGTACGCGCTCACGATTCTGGCCCTGGCGGGTCTCATTGGGCGGTCCACCCCGCCTGCCGCAGACGGCATTCCGTATGAGCCGCGTCGATAG
- a CDS encoding BMP family lipoprotein, with translation MKKKVWQTCLALVAVGALAAGCGTNNSSSGTSTQNSGGTSNSTSTTGKTIKVGLVTDTGGLNDNSFNHLAYVGMQEAQKQLPGIQTSVVQSQSESDYVPNLSHFAQDGYNLVIAVGYLMADAVQQVAKEYPKTHFLIIDDSITGIPNVASAIFQSQQAGYLAGVVAGMVQKDHLLKNINNHNTVGVVGGQEIPPVDSYIAGFQQGFHSVDPTGKVLIEYTNSFNDEAAGSQYAQNEIAQGADIIFPVAGGTGIGSIKAAQSAKVYAIGVDTDQSYLAPGTVITSAIKRVDTSVFDTIKAVQDGTFKSGVNNFDLSNDGVGIAPLISGLPSSVMNAVNQAKQQILSGKIQVSSTVQK, from the coding sequence ATGAAGAAGAAGGTATGGCAGACCTGCCTCGCGCTCGTCGCGGTGGGTGCGCTCGCCGCCGGTTGCGGCACCAACAACTCGTCGAGCGGCACCTCCACGCAAAACAGCGGCGGCACGAGTAATTCCACCTCGACGACCGGAAAGACCATCAAAGTGGGCCTCGTCACCGACACGGGCGGCCTGAACGACAACAGCTTCAACCACCTCGCGTATGTCGGCATGCAGGAGGCGCAGAAGCAGCTACCGGGCATCCAGACCAGCGTCGTCCAGTCGCAGTCGGAGTCCGACTACGTCCCTAACCTGAGCCACTTTGCGCAGGACGGCTACAACCTCGTCATCGCCGTGGGCTACCTCATGGCTGACGCCGTTCAGCAGGTGGCGAAGGAGTATCCGAAGACGCACTTCCTGATCATCGACGACAGCATCACCGGCATCCCGAACGTCGCGAGCGCCATCTTCCAGTCGCAGCAGGCGGGCTACTTGGCGGGCGTCGTCGCCGGCATGGTGCAGAAGGATCACCTCTTGAAAAACATCAACAACCACAACACCGTCGGCGTCGTCGGCGGCCAGGAAATTCCTCCCGTCGACTCGTACATCGCCGGATTCCAGCAGGGCTTCCACAGCGTCGATCCGACGGGTAAGGTGCTCATCGAGTACACCAACTCGTTCAACGACGAGGCGGCAGGCAGCCAATACGCGCAGAACGAAATTGCGCAGGGCGCCGACATCATCTTCCCCGTGGCCGGAGGCACAGGCATTGGCTCCATCAAGGCCGCCCAGAGCGCCAAGGTGTACGCCATCGGCGTGGACACGGACCAGTCGTACCTCGCGCCCGGCACGGTCATCACGAGCGCCATCAAGCGCGTCGACACCTCCGTGTTTGACACCATCAAGGCCGTCCAGGACGGCACGTTCAAGAGCGGCGTGAACAACTTCGATCTCTCGAACGACGGCGTCGGCATCGCCCCCCTCATCTCGGGCTTGCCAAGCTCCGTGATGAACGCCGTCAATCAGGCAAAGCAGCAGATCCTGAGCGGCAAGATCCAAGTGTCTTCCACCGTTCAGAAGTAA
- a CDS encoding MFS transporter, with the protein MSSQPLSREEHWTRTDSWLFWSFGLGMLLENYIFSLSSVATQWVPMPKSLQSLLLAWSPLWLIIGIAVAGPLADRVGRKNTFYTTMALYGVGAIGLVFSNQYGLILLFLAMLLFAAGGEMNTIMAVSHEMMPHKHRGKTMMLELNFINLGGVILGLVALSTAYQHVAFQRAMIAFTLLAVLIILFFARRNTPESIRWLERTGQHERARQEIERFYGWDEYQARQEAARRATEEAQAAGAARKRVGLPLKLFTTLTISFAGSAGFGLMTYVLGPHFFPKLNAAIILVATGTGFVSGFFGLWADRLSRKWLLLVGYLGSFLMTLVIWATIPAWSRNVGLFWVLLVLLNLFVNVGYLTEDTLKGEVWPTKRRGTYTALVRFVSIGLYIATIYITQNFGIHAYTMFNALVWAIGLAGAIAWFVGGYETGKGASLDVASGEWEG; encoded by the coding sequence ATGTCATCCCAGCCGCTTTCTCGAGAGGAGCACTGGACGCGCACGGACAGCTGGCTCTTTTGGTCGTTTGGCCTCGGCATGCTGCTCGAGAACTACATCTTCAGCCTCTCGAGCGTCGCCACCCAGTGGGTGCCCATGCCCAAGTCGCTTCAGTCGCTGCTGCTCGCCTGGTCGCCGCTGTGGCTCATCATCGGCATCGCGGTCGCAGGCCCCCTGGCCGATCGCGTCGGCCGCAAGAACACCTTTTACACCACGATGGCGCTCTACGGCGTGGGCGCGATCGGACTTGTGTTCAGCAACCAGTACGGACTCATCTTGCTCTTCCTTGCCATGCTGTTGTTCGCAGCCGGCGGCGAGATGAACACCATCATGGCGGTCTCGCACGAGATGATGCCGCACAAGCACCGCGGCAAGACGATGATGCTGGAACTGAATTTCATCAACCTCGGCGGCGTCATCCTGGGCCTGGTGGCGCTCTCCACGGCGTATCAGCACGTCGCGTTTCAGCGGGCGATGATCGCGTTCACGCTTCTGGCCGTTCTGATCATCCTGTTCTTTGCGCGGCGCAACACGCCCGAATCCATCCGCTGGCTCGAGCGAACGGGGCAGCACGAGCGCGCGCGTCAGGAGATTGAGCGCTTTTACGGATGGGACGAATACCAGGCGCGACAAGAGGCCGCGCGTCGGGCCACGGAAGAGGCGCAGGCGGCCGGAGCCGCCCGCAAACGCGTCGGACTCCCGCTGAAGCTGTTCACGACGCTGACGATTTCGTTCGCGGGCTCGGCCGGGTTTGGCCTCATGACCTACGTGCTTGGGCCGCACTTCTTCCCCAAATTGAACGCCGCCATCATCCTCGTCGCCACGGGCACGGGGTTCGTCTCCGGATTCTTCGGGCTGTGGGCGGATCGCCTGAGCCGAAAATGGCTGCTTCTCGTCGGCTATCTCGGCTCGTTCCTCATGACGCTCGTCATTTGGGCCACGATCCCGGCCTGGTCGAGGAACGTAGGGCTGTTCTGGGTGCTGCTCGTGCTGCTGAATCTGTTTGTCAATGTGGGCTACCTGACGGAGGACACGCTCAAGGGCGAGGTCTGGCCGACCAAGCGGCGCGGGACGTACACGGCGCTCGTGCGTTTCGTGAGCATTGGCCTGTACATCGCCACCATCTATATCACCCAGAACTTCGGCATTCACGCGTACACGATGTTCAACGCGCTCGTCTGGGCCATCGGGCTCGCGGGGGCCATCGCCTGGTTTGTCGGAGGTTACGAGACGGGCAAGGGCGCGAGCCTCGACGTCGCATCGGGCGAATGGGAGGGGTGA